One genomic region from Uloborus diversus isolate 005 chromosome 2, Udiv.v.3.1, whole genome shotgun sequence encodes:
- the LOC129217539 gene encoding uncharacterized protein LOC129217539, with protein sequence MKGITYSLMSGFLAASASLCGKFSMAAEQTLILCESVVQKLQGMDNNAENVYSFAPVCQNMIVFTRMGFFLAMLLSNGVMWTLFTKALRTSSTTLEATVTNTAANFFFTAVYGQVFFGESLSLLWWSGTMLILSGLFLMHHTDEKDEVKKQK encoded by the exons ATGAAAGGTATAACGTATTCTTTGATGTCTGGCTTCCTTGCAGCCAGCGCATCTTTATGTGGTAAATTTTCAATGGCTGCCGAACAAACATTGATTTTATGCGAATCTGTTGTTCAGAAACTTCAAGGAATGGACAACAACGCAGAGAACGTGTACTCATTCGCTCCTGTGTGTCAGAAC ATGATCGTTTTCACTCGGATGGGCTTCTTCTTAGCCATGTTGTTGTCCAACGGCGTAATGTGGACCCTTTTTACCAAGGCCCTGAGGACTAGTTCAACAACCCTGGAGGCCACCGTCACTAACACCGCTGCCAATTTCTTTTTCACG GCTGTGTATGGTCAGGTGTTCTTTGGCGAGTCCCTGTCACTCCTGTGGTGGTCGGGCACCATGCTCATCCTCTCAGGTCTCTTCCTGATGCACCACACAGATGAGAAGGACGAAGTGAAGAAGCAGAAGTGA